Proteins encoded within one genomic window of Gemmatimonadales bacterium:
- a CDS encoding amino acid permease — MPSQRDAWGERLPRHLGLWSAVSVLVGSTIGSGIFRVPAAVADRLHEPGPVLLAWVVGGIIALFGALTYAELAAALPRSGGVFAYLLEGFGPLPAFLFGWSELTVIRASALGAIATILAEYLGYFIHLTPEQVRYVAAAAIVFVATLNYVGVTSAAVVMNFTTVAKYGALAALALLAFTARTGGASHFTPAWGSGVQLSLLTTALISIMWTYDGWADLSFMGGEVKDPGRTLPRALIMGTVGIVIVYLLLNVGYIYAVPLPEMAGAPLIAATVADRIPLFAGIGGAVTSGMVMISCFGALNGSMMTGPRIFFAMADRNLFFRIIARVSPRFQSPSVAIWLAATLGVVYVLFNNFQQLADKFILGIWPFYALAVAAVFVLRRTRPDLPRPYRTWGYPVVPLLFLVASVGMVVNALWTDPVNTGITFGIIATGIPVYYARRAWFPAAVVEGEAG, encoded by the coding sequence ATGCCATCACAGCGCGACGCATGGGGAGAACGGCTGCCTCGGCACCTGGGGCTCTGGAGCGCAGTCTCGGTGCTGGTCGGGTCCACCATCGGCAGCGGAATCTTCCGGGTCCCCGCCGCTGTTGCCGACCGGCTCCATGAGCCGGGGCCGGTACTGCTCGCGTGGGTGGTCGGAGGGATCATCGCCCTCTTCGGGGCCTTGACCTACGCGGAGCTGGCGGCGGCCCTGCCCCGTTCGGGAGGCGTGTTTGCCTACCTCCTGGAAGGATTCGGCCCGCTCCCGGCCTTCCTGTTCGGCTGGTCGGAGCTGACGGTCATCCGAGCCTCGGCGCTGGGGGCGATCGCCACGATCCTGGCGGAGTATCTGGGATATTTCATTCACCTGACGCCGGAGCAGGTCCGCTACGTAGCCGCCGCGGCGATCGTGTTCGTGGCGACCCTCAACTACGTAGGAGTTACCAGCGCGGCGGTGGTGATGAACTTCACCACGGTCGCCAAGTACGGCGCCCTGGCGGCGCTGGCCCTCCTGGCGTTCACCGCCCGGACCGGCGGCGCGTCCCACTTCACCCCGGCCTGGGGCTCCGGCGTCCAGCTCTCGCTGCTCACCACAGCTCTCATCTCGATCATGTGGACATACGACGGATGGGCGGATCTGTCCTTCATGGGCGGGGAAGTAAAGGATCCCGGCCGGACCCTTCCGCGGGCGCTGATCATGGGAACCGTGGGGATCGTGATCGTCTACCTGCTGCTGAATGTCGGCTACATCTATGCCGTGCCTCTGCCCGAGATGGCGGGCGCGCCGCTCATCGCCGCCACGGTGGCCGACCGGATTCCGCTGTTCGCGGGGATCGGGGGCGCGGTGACCTCCGGCATGGTGATGATCTCCTGTTTCGGCGCGCTCAACGGCTCGATGATGACCGGGCCGCGGATCTTCTTCGCCATGGCTGACCGGAATCTCTTCTTTCGGATCATCGCCCGGGTCTCGCCCCGATTCCAAAGCCCGTCGGTAGCCATCTGGCTGGCGGCCACGCTCGGGGTCGTGTACGTCCTGTTCAACAACTTCCAGCAGCTGGCCGACAAGTTCATCCTGGGGATCTGGCCGTTCTACGCGCTTGCCGTGGCGGCCGTGTTCGTCCTTCGGCGAACTCGTCCGGATCTCCCCAGGCCGTACCGGACCTGGGGCTACCCGGTGGTGCCGCTCCTCTTCCTGGTCGCGTCGGTGGGCATGGTGGTCAACGCGCTGTGGACCGACCCGGTGAACACTGGGATCACTTTCGGCATCATTGCGACGGGGATCCCGGTCTATTACGCCCGGAGGGCGTGGTTTCCTGCGGCGGTGGTGGAGGGTGAGGCAGGGTGA
- the nadC gene encoding carboxylating nicotinate-nucleotide diphosphorylase: MSSEAERIAAVALAEDGESDITTALTVPTGLAAQGAIEYRSGGVLAGAAYADAVGQACECRIVWRAPDGRQIPPGTTVGTLQGSLGQILRAERPLLNLLQRACGIATLTRAYVDAVAGTSAQILHTRKTAPGLRALDIAGVLAGGGHRHRGDLSHEVMVKDNHWKALTRGEEEGSLSKALERARETGISALYVEVESIEQVREACAAGATRLLVDNQPADTVREWAALARSLRPGIEIEATGGITLENVRRYAESGADFISIGALTHSVRAADLGMEVGWGKVGQGGAR; this comes from the coding sequence GTGAGCTCCGAGGCGGAGCGCATCGCCGCCGTCGCGCTCGCCGAGGATGGCGAGTCGGACATCACCACCGCCCTCACCGTTCCCACCGGACTCGCCGCCCAAGGCGCCATCGAGTACCGTAGCGGTGGCGTCCTCGCCGGGGCGGCGTACGCCGACGCCGTGGGCCAGGCATGCGAGTGCCGGATCGTGTGGCGAGCGCCCGATGGGCGCCAGATTCCGCCGGGAACGACGGTCGGGACCCTCCAGGGCAGCCTCGGCCAGATTCTCCGGGCGGAGCGGCCGCTGCTCAACCTGCTTCAGCGCGCCTGCGGCATTGCCACGCTCACACGAGCCTACGTCGACGCGGTCGCCGGCACCTCGGCCCAGATCCTCCACACCAGAAAGACCGCGCCCGGGCTCCGCGCGCTGGATATCGCCGGGGTGCTCGCCGGTGGCGGCCATCGCCACCGCGGCGATCTGAGCCACGAGGTCATGGTCAAGGACAACCACTGGAAAGCATTGACGAGGGGCGAGGAGGAGGGGAGCCTGTCAAAGGCGCTCGAGCGCGCCCGCGAGACAGGCATTTCCGCGCTCTACGTGGAGGTCGAATCAATCGAGCAGGTGCGGGAAGCGTGCGCGGCCGGCGCGACCCGGCTACTGGTCGACAACCAGCCGGCGGATACGGTCCGGGAATGGGCGGCGCTGGCACGATCGCTGAGGCCGGGGATCGAGATCGAGGCCACCGGGGGGATCACCTTGGAGAACGTGCGCCGGTACGCGGAGTCGGGCGCGGACTTCATCTCGATTGGAGCGCTGACCCACAGCGTGCGGGCGGCGGATCTGGGGATGGAAGTAGGGTGGGGCAAGGTGGGGCAAGGTGGGGCAAGGTGA
- the nadA gene encoding quinolinate synthase NadA has translation MTALPVIEQLEQSPAEIATLQAEIRELARRRNAVVLAHNYQRPEVQDVADFVGDSLGLSRQAARTEAEVIIFAGVHFMAETAAILSPQKRVLLPDLRAGCSLAATVTAEDVRRWKAQFPGYIAVGYVNTTAEVKAELDYCCTSGNVLDVIDAIPEDKGILFLPDFFLGAHVRRMRPHRRVEVWMGECHVHKGIRAETLNAARSRYPDAEVLVHPECGCAGQLIYEMGHGDVKAEGLHIASTEGMIRAVTERPVPRFIVATETGIIHRMEQMAPEKEFIPADPEAQCAFMKTITLPGVRDSLVLDRYHITVPPDIADRARGAIDRMVALGR, from the coding sequence GTGACCGCGCTTCCCGTCATCGAGCAGCTGGAGCAGAGCCCGGCGGAGATCGCGACCCTGCAGGCCGAGATTCGCGAGCTGGCCCGGCGGAGGAACGCCGTGGTGCTGGCCCACAATTACCAGCGCCCGGAAGTCCAGGATGTCGCCGATTTCGTGGGCGACTCGCTCGGCCTCTCCCGCCAGGCGGCTCGGACCGAGGCGGAGGTGATCATCTTCGCGGGCGTCCATTTCATGGCGGAGACGGCGGCGATCCTCTCTCCCCAGAAACGCGTCCTGCTGCCCGACCTCCGCGCCGGGTGCTCGCTGGCCGCTACGGTGACGGCAGAGGACGTGCGTCGGTGGAAGGCGCAGTTTCCGGGGTACATCGCCGTGGGATACGTCAACACCACGGCGGAAGTGAAGGCCGAGCTGGACTACTGCTGCACCAGCGGCAACGTGCTCGACGTGATCGACGCGATCCCGGAGGATAAAGGGATTCTCTTTCTACCCGATTTCTTCCTCGGTGCGCACGTCCGCCGGATGCGTCCCCACCGCCGGGTCGAGGTCTGGATGGGCGAGTGTCACGTGCACAAGGGGATCCGGGCGGAGACGCTGAATGCCGCGAGGAGCCGCTACCCAGACGCCGAGGTGCTGGTACACCCGGAGTGCGGCTGCGCCGGGCAGTTGATCTACGAGATGGGGCATGGGGATGTGAAGGCCGAAGGGCTGCACATCGCGTCCACCGAGGGGATGATCCGCGCGGTGACGGAGCGTCCGGTGCCGCGCTTCATCGTGGCCACCGAGACCGGGATTATCCACCGGATGGAGCAGATGGCGCCGGAAAAGGAGTTCATCCCGGCCGATCCCGAGGCGCAGTGCGCCTTCATGAAGACGATCACCCTCCCCGGAGTGCGGGACTCGCTCGTGCTCGACCGCTATCACATTACCGTCCCTCCCGACATCGCGGACCGCGCTCGCGGAGCCATCGACCGGATGGTTGCGCTGGGCAGGTGA
- a CDS encoding L-aspartate oxidase — protein MTPPRPVIVGTGIAGLWTAWRLASEGRPAVVVTKETLADSASAWAQGGIAVALGPGDSPSQHAADTLAASDGLADPEAVRILTSEGPDRIYELLALGARFDRGADGRLRFGLEAAHTRPRIIHAGGDRTGAALIGCLAQVVRHHPLIELLEHTEVTALLTHSGRVTGVMALPQGGASYPIPAPAVVLATGGVGQLYAVTTNPRVATADGWALAYQAGAPLRDLEFLQFHPTALKLPGVNPAPLISEAVRGAGAVLLGQGGRRFALEADPRGELAPRDVLARAVAAADAAGGAWLDARSVNDFPTRFPGITAMLARFELNPGQDLLPVAPALHYAMGGIQTDLEGRSGLEGLWAAGEVASTGVHGANRLASNSLLEGLVFADRAGRALSAALQSELPTPLPLEVGGEPDTGADARCEEIRARMRVLMTADVGVQRSEASLLHAEQELERLLGQTPPGAWRTRNQLLVARLITQAARRRRESRGGHRRLDYPPATLKREAV, from the coding sequence ATGACTCCCCCCCGCCCCGTGATCGTGGGAACCGGCATCGCTGGCCTCTGGACCGCGTGGCGGCTTGCATCGGAGGGGCGGCCCGCCGTGGTCGTCACCAAGGAGACGCTGGCCGACAGCGCCAGTGCCTGGGCTCAGGGCGGCATCGCCGTCGCGCTCGGTCCGGGAGACAGCCCCAGCCAGCACGCTGCCGACACCTTGGCCGCCAGCGATGGCCTGGCCGACCCCGAAGCTGTCAGAATTCTCACAAGTGAAGGCCCAGACAGGATTTACGAGCTTCTGGCACTGGGCGCCAGGTTCGATCGCGGTGCCGATGGCCGGCTCCGTTTCGGGCTGGAGGCGGCGCACACCCGCCCCCGGATCATTCATGCCGGTGGCGACCGCACGGGCGCGGCCCTGATCGGCTGCCTGGCCCAAGTGGTCCGGCATCACCCTCTGATCGAGCTGTTGGAGCATACCGAGGTGACCGCCCTGCTGACCCACTCGGGTCGGGTAACCGGCGTGATGGCCCTCCCCCAGGGGGGCGCCAGCTACCCCATTCCGGCCCCGGCGGTAGTGCTCGCCACCGGCGGAGTCGGACAGCTGTACGCGGTGACCACCAATCCCAGGGTGGCCACAGCCGACGGCTGGGCCCTGGCGTATCAGGCTGGCGCACCGCTCCGCGACCTCGAGTTTCTCCAGTTTCACCCCACCGCCCTCAAGCTGCCTGGCGTCAACCCGGCCCCGCTGATCTCGGAGGCCGTGCGCGGCGCTGGAGCGGTGCTTCTGGGTCAGGGCGGCCGGCGATTCGCGCTGGAAGCCGACCCACGGGGAGAGCTGGCACCCCGGGATGTGCTCGCGCGCGCCGTGGCAGCCGCCGACGCCGCGGGTGGCGCCTGGCTTGACGCCCGGAGCGTGAACGACTTCCCGACCCGATTCCCCGGCATCACCGCGATGTTGGCGCGCTTCGAGCTCAACCCTGGCCAGGACCTGCTGCCCGTGGCGCCCGCGCTGCATTACGCGATGGGCGGCATCCAGACGGACCTGGAGGGCCGCTCCGGACTGGAAGGGCTCTGGGCCGCGGGAGAGGTCGCGTCGACCGGCGTGCATGGAGCCAACCGCCTGGCCTCGAACTCACTGCTGGAGGGGCTCGTCTTCGCCGACCGGGCCGGACGGGCGCTCTCTGCGGCGCTCCAGTCCGAACTGCCGACTCCGCTTCCGCTCGAGGTGGGCGGTGAGCCGGACACCGGTGCGGACGCCAGGTGCGAGGAGATCCGCGCTCGGATGCGCGTGCTCATGACCGCCGATGTGGGCGTACAACGCTCCGAGGCGTCGCTGCTCCACGCCGAGCAGGAGTTGGAGCGCTTGCTGGGGCAGACGCCGCCCGGCGCCTGGCGGACCCGGAACCAGCTGCTCGTCGCGCGACTCATCACCCAGGCCGCTCGGCGCCGGCGGGAAAGCCGGGGGGGGCATCGCCGCCTGGACTATCCGCCGGCCACGCTCAAGCGGGAGGCCGTGTGA
- a CDS encoding LptF/LptG family permease, translating into MTGLGTLDRYVLASWVRIFVLTALGFPLVSIVINLTDTLNKLLDRGLTMREIVISYIYSIPENAFIVMPAAVLFATVFTVGAMGRHSELTAAKAGGKSFHRLMLPIFIASALATGLAFVVGEVSPGATARQAVIQKSKPARSTSSRYNFVYRGDAGWVYTVRSLDLNSRQLKQVLFERQGSGANYPGLIITADSASYDRAHRTWRIKSGASRVIAGPSRQAMFSFRSMRLRALTQSPADLLAEPKAPDEMRYAELGRYIDALKRSGNDANKLIVEQALKVALPATCFIIALFGAPLAVTSPRAGAAVGVAISLGTTVVFLLLTQIMKAVGASGVIDPTVAAWLPNAVFLLTALILLSRVQT; encoded by the coding sequence GTGACCGGATTGGGCACCCTGGATCGCTACGTGCTGGCAAGCTGGGTCCGCATCTTCGTGCTCACCGCCCTGGGCTTCCCGCTGGTGTCGATCGTGATCAACCTGACCGACACCCTCAACAAGCTGTTGGACCGCGGGCTCACCATGCGGGAGATCGTGATCAGCTACATCTACTCGATCCCCGAGAACGCCTTCATCGTCATGCCGGCGGCGGTGCTCTTCGCCACGGTTTTCACGGTCGGGGCGATGGGACGGCACTCGGAGCTCACGGCCGCGAAGGCGGGCGGGAAGAGCTTTCACCGTCTGATGCTGCCGATCTTCATCGCCTCGGCATTGGCCACCGGGCTCGCGTTCGTGGTGGGGGAGGTCTCTCCCGGCGCCACCGCGCGCCAGGCGGTGATTCAGAAGTCCAAGCCGGCCCGGAGCACCAGCTCGCGCTACAACTTCGTCTACCGGGGTGACGCGGGCTGGGTCTACACCGTCCGTTCCCTGGACCTCAACAGCCGGCAGCTCAAGCAGGTGCTCTTCGAGCGCCAGGGCAGCGGCGCGAACTACCCGGGACTGATCATCACGGCCGACAGCGCCAGCTACGACCGCGCCCACCGGACCTGGCGCATCAAGAGTGGCGCGAGCCGGGTGATCGCCGGACCCAGCCGGCAGGCGATGTTCTCCTTCCGCTCGATGAGGCTTCGGGCGCTCACCCAGTCGCCGGCCGACCTGCTGGCCGAGCCCAAGGCGCCGGACGAGATGCGCTATGCGGAGCTGGGACGCTACATCGACGCGCTCAAGCGCTCGGGCAACGATGCCAACAAGCTGATCGTGGAGCAGGCGCTCAAGGTCGCCCTACCCGCCACCTGCTTCATCATCGCCCTGTTCGGGGCCCCGCTGGCAGTCACCTCGCCGAGGGCAGGCGCGGCGGTCGGGGTGGCGATCAGTCTCGGCACCACGGTGGTCTTTCTCCTGCTCACCCAGATCATGAAGGCAGTCGGCGCCAGCGGCGTCATCGACCCGACGGTGGCCGCCTGGTTGCCCAATGCCGTCTTCCTGCTCACCGCCCTGATCCTCCTCTCCCGGGTGCAGACCTAG